The sequence ATTTTGTGCCAAACTTGTCTAGTCTAGGGATCACAAATACCGCAGTTGGCAGCCAGGGGAGGTTGAAAGGAAGTTGAGATCGTGCTCAATTAAAGCTATAAATGTGCTGAGTTGGcgctattattattgtgtctaGTCAGCCTTTTAGTTATACTTATTAAGATATCAAGAGCTAGAGATGAGGAGTAGAAGAGCACCTACACGCCAGACTCCTGTCCAGGAAGAGAAGTCTCATCTCCGTAGATCTAGTACTTTAGCTAGGAGAAACCTTAGTTGAGAATTTTAAATCAGAAGGTGCAGTGATCAATGTTGTACAGCTTGGGGTGAGAAAAAAGTCAGACCGCTCATTTTCTTGATGTCCAGTAGTTATCTATGAAACTGTTGACCAGACACAAAAATAGCGCCGATTCAGCACATTTATAGCGATATTTTTTGCATGTGACTTAACTTCCTTCCAACCTCCTCGTTAATCGGTTGGCAGCACCTGCATGAAAGTAGGATGTATTTATTCATAACCATAACAAGGCATTATGTATATTATTTCCTTTCCAGATGGTCATCACAAGCTGATAAGATGGCGTCTAGTGACCCATGGAGGCATTGACGGTTACTCCCGCCTGATTGTCTACCTCCACTGCAGCTCAAACAACAAGGCATCAACGGTTTATAAGTATTTTTTGTCAGCAGTTGAGGAGAACGGTCTCCCATCACGTGTGCGTACAGATTGTGGATTGGAGAATTTTGAAGTCGCTCGTCACATGCTACAACATCGTGGTCTTAACAGAGGTAGCATAATCACTGGTAGTTCCACGCATAATCAGCGAATTGAGCAGCTATGGCGTGATGTTCACGGTGCTGTCACGAAATTGTATTACGAACTGTTTTACCACTTGGAGGAGTGTGGACTCTTAGACCCTCTAAATGACATGCACCTCTTCTGTCTTCATTATGTGTACCTACCACGCATAAATAGGGCCCTGGGTATTTTCAAGCGTGCTTGGAACAATCATGGAGTACGCACGATGCACAATGCCACACCTCAACAGCTATTCACGGAAGGTGCCCTTCGTATGCACATTTCTGGATTGAACCCAGTTGAGTATCCCAACAGTGAGTATTCTGAGTACGGTGTTGAAGAACTTCATGCCGATGAAAGTGATGATAACTCTGACTTGGAAGGTGTTCATGTCCCTCAAATGGATGCTAACAATCAATATTCTCATCTTATCGAATTTGTGAGCAATCAAGTCAATCCACTTGCTGAAAGTGACAGTCTTGCTATTGATATTTACCAGCGTGTGCTGCGAACAATTGAACAATCTATTAACAATATAACCTAGCTGACTTtgttcatatatatatactcacataTAGACATCACTTGTTTGTCAGTTTGtattattgtgcatgtgatTGATCCTTCAAGATGGGAGGCTATAGTGATCGCATTATGTATAATTGAAAGCAGGTGCTGATGCATCAATCAATTATTTCCAACGCATGTAAAATATCAACCGCGAACGCTTGACGTAGCAGCTAAGAATTTTTGTTTAGCTTGCTCCAAGAACGTTGttaaaagaacaagaaaaaggTTGCACAGCACTAGTGCAGTCAACTCAACTTACTCTAGCTCCTTGTCTGGCTAACAGTAGCCACAGTTAGGCTGACTAGCGCTAGCTATAAATGCGTCCTACAGTGTAAAGAACACATACGCTTCTTGTCATTCTTTATTTCCTTTAATTTAGTCAAAATCTTTGATCTCCGCTAAAAAAGTTcagactaaagtgctcagacggtgtcTCTACGAcagcggctgattcatgagactacaaTGGCTGGGGCTATATAATTTTGGTGTATGTGTATGGGTTGATTTATACTATGTATAAAGtgactatagctagctgtagaaATTAACATCTCTTCGCACAATACTCAAGGAAAAGAGAGCTGCATGCTGTACTGTCCTCAGAGGAAAGTAATTACATTTCGTTTCCCCAATGGAGCCACAACTGTTGAAAGATTCAGCCTGTCATGACAGACCgtataaaggcaagattttttataattattaccaccttcattataattatataggatttgtacgAGCATGTGTTCTGCTCCAGTCAATTGCAAGATACACCCTGCTTTGGCTTGTTCACTACTTATCCAAGGCAATGCATGGATCCACTCTGTCAGTCTGAAATTGACCTTCCATCCGCTATTGCTGTTGAGCTAGAATCAAAGGATCTCAATTTTCCGAACCCCTTAGACTATCTTCATGACGAGGCAAGGTTTAGTATAAATTTCAAAATTCAATAATTGCAGCGCTTTGGTATAGTAGATAAGATCTGGATATAACATTATTGGAGAATCAATCTCTCCGAACTCTGCTTTCTCTTTTAAGAGTAACAAAGTACGCTTCACCCTTACCCCTAGTGTCGTTGGCTTTAGGTacagcctagctagctaaagtctatttgagTTGAGTTCAACCCCGGAaattatgtggtcaattatggcttcgtTTATGCTTTATATGTGTGGTggagtatgcctgggacttttACATGGTACCCTTACTATAATGACCTGATATGTCCTTCGAACCACACAATGTTTATTGTAATATTTATTTTTAGGGTGACTTACCAGCTCTGAATGTGAAAGAAGATGCTAAGGTGTTACGTAAAggtatgtatataatagtaattatgcctcgaggtgtagccacacgagggatacggtaaagctgactgtgtatctgcatgtgtgtcttTTCCAGCtttaactgctcaacggttgcaatgcgacgaaaactaacagcttctatgcTTTGAGCCACGTTGTTTTGGATTTTGCTTTGTGGATAAAGtgcgtccaacctcctctgagtttGCATAGggtctatgttgtgctttggaggaatgATGTGAGAATAGGCGATTTGATAGGCTGTTACTTGTGCTTGAgaataaaagaatagcataataggaAATTATCTTGAGCATAACAACCCCTACCATTAcagcatcagcacctgcggtgctttttTACACAGCAAGTAGCATGTTACAAACAAGAAAATGTTGTGGCTATATAGAGTcgaggcaataattattgtttccgCGAACGTATGCATAGTTGTGTCTACTCGTTAATTTTGTTCCTGTTAATACATGTGTACACTATAAACGTTGAATCCCTTTTTATTAGCGGATAGTGCCCGTCAGCAGTTTATGGAGTCACTGGCTCTCAGAAGCAGTCTTCCTTTCATCATCACTCGCCAGCATGTGTTTGAAGAAATAATACTTCTCTACCGCAACCACGAGCAAGATGTCCTGCAAGTGTATCCGTTAGAGTTAAGTTTGCTGATGAGcgagcaatgagttacgagggATCTCTTTTCTGCGTTCTTTGAAGAAGCGTATAAGAAGCTGTTCGATGGATCCTCACTTCTCTGCCCCATTGTTCATCCCGGAATGGATGTGTCCAACCTCAAGACAGTGGGCTTAATCATTTCTCATGCATACTTATTAACCGGACTGTTGCCTACTCGGGTTTCATTTCCATGTCTAACACAATCTGTATTAGGTATTGATGTT is a genomic window of Halichondria panicea chromosome 15, odHalPani1.1, whole genome shotgun sequence containing:
- the LOC135348364 gene encoding uncharacterized protein LOC135348364 (The sequence of the model RefSeq protein was modified relative to this genomic sequence to represent the inferred CDS: added 27 bases not found in genome assembly), whose product is MEVSHEEDDDVVVDISSWCDFFSEVSRFVDMLERQYGLANVAFTEYAVLRISTTIRSLQSIEEALIAHENSDDLEEIIGYVNELSDILMVLQSVWSSYEEAMKNTSVVQRVPPTVGNGRGRPRFDITQEQIEYLRYLSFSWSSISSLLGVSRMTLYRRKKQFGISSTNSSLTDSELDERIREIRRELPYSGETIVMGRLRSIQCCIPRKRVRESIRRIDPLNTPLRWGRNRHSRRPYSVPGPNCLWHLDGHHKLIRWRLVTHGGIDGYSRLIVYLHCSSNNKASTVYKYFLSAVEENGLPSRVRTDCGLENFEVARHMLQHRGLNRGSIITGSSTHNQRIEQLWRDVHGAVTKLYYELFYHLEECGLLDPLNDMHLFCLHYVYLPRINRALGIFKRAWNNHGVRTMHNATPQQLFTEGALRMHISGLNPVEYPNSEYSEYGVEELHADESDDNSDLEGVHVPQMDANNQYSHLIEFVSNQVNPLAESDSLAIDIYQRVLRTIEQSINNIT